The Algoriphagus sp. TR-M9 genome has a window encoding:
- a CDS encoding LptF/LptG family permease: MKLLDKLIIKDFLKTYFFVVVMLILVVLVLDFTEKNDTYIRNEVPSAEILKYMANYGLYLNNLLTPITVFISVIFITSKMAGRTEIIAILSSGVSFIRLLRPFFFAAAMIGAASFLLNGWVLPRATAGVTEFRMNYLDKEKTASEANVHIRVGAESYAYLSRFYPTSNSGYHFTLETIRDGELKAKLSSDRIDWDTAKRVWTLRNWRLRELKDRKEDYTVGEELDTTLSIRPEDFDLPLNHHETLMLPELGKQIRILEDRGADNVNFYKIERYVRFMSPFAAIILTFIGVIMSARKTRGGSGFQIAMGFLLAFIYIILFILSRTFAENGAAYPILAVWLPNIVFAVTGLVLYKTVPR, from the coding sequence ATGAAGCTACTCGACAAACTAATCATCAAGGATTTTCTGAAGACCTACTTTTTTGTGGTGGTCATGTTGATCTTGGTGGTATTGGTTTTGGATTTTACCGAGAAGAATGACACGTACATTCGAAATGAGGTGCCTTCAGCGGAGATTTTGAAGTATATGGCCAATTATGGGCTCTATTTGAATAATCTGCTCACGCCGATCACGGTATTTATTTCGGTGATTTTCATAACGTCCAAAATGGCCGGTCGGACAGAGATTATTGCTATTTTGAGCTCAGGTGTCAGCTTTATACGGCTGTTAAGACCATTCTTCTTTGCGGCAGCTATGATTGGAGCTGCGAGTTTTTTGCTCAACGGATGGGTGCTTCCACGGGCTACGGCAGGAGTTACGGAGTTTCGGATGAATTATCTGGATAAGGAAAAGACCGCATCTGAAGCCAATGTTCATATCAGGGTAGGGGCAGAATCTTATGCTTATTTGAGTAGGTTTTACCCGACCAGTAATAGCGGATATCATTTCACTTTGGAAACAATCCGAGATGGGGAGTTAAAGGCGAAGCTTTCGTCGGACCGGATAGATTGGGATACGGCAAAGCGCGTGTGGACTTTGAGGAATTGGAGATTGAGAGAGTTGAAAGACAGGAAAGAAGATTACACCGTAGGTGAAGAATTGGACACCACGCTTTCCATCAGGCCGGAGGACTTTGATCTTCCGCTGAACCATCATGAAACCCTGATGCTACCGGAGCTGGGTAAGCAAATCAGGATTTTGGAGGATAGAGGGGCTGATAATGTGAACTTCTATAAGATCGAGCGCTATGTGCGTTTTATGTCTCCATTTGCAGCTATCATATTGACCTTCATCGGGGTGATCATGTCAGCTCGCAAAACCAGAGGCGGATCCGGATTTCAGATTGCCATGGGCTTCTTGCTGGCATTTATTTATATCATCCTTTTCATTCTATCCAGAACTTTTGCAGAAAACGGGGCTGCTTATCCCATTTTGGCTGTTTGGCTTCCTAACATCGTTTTTGCTGTGACGGGCCTAGTTTTGTACAAAACCGTACCTAGATAA
- the trxA gene encoding thioredoxin, producing MAKAIEITDANFEEIIKSEQPILVDFWAEWCGPCKMIGPVVEELAGDYDGKAVIGKVDVDANPAVAQAFGIRSIPTLLFFKGGEIVDKQVGAVPKSVLSQKLDAQL from the coding sequence ATGGCAAAAGCAATCGAAATTACCGACGCAAACTTTGAAGAAATCATCAAATCTGAACAGCCCATCCTAGTAGATTTCTGGGCAGAATGGTGCGGACCATGTAAAATGATCGGCCCAGTGGTGGAAGAATTAGCCGGAGATTATGATGGCAAAGCAGTGATCGGTAAAGTGGACGTGGATGCAAATCCAGCTGTAGCTCAGGCTTTCGGCATCAGATCTATCCCAACTCTCCTATTCTTCAAAGGTGGAGAGATCGTAGATAAGCAGGTCGGAGCAGTGCCAAAATCTGTGCTGTCCCAAAAACTAGACGCTCAGCTGTAA
- the tgt gene encoding tRNA guanosine(34) transglycosylase Tgt, with product MKFTLAHQDSKSKARAGVVHTDHGEVQTPIFMPVGTAASVKAVHTRELKEDIKAQIILGNTYHLYLRPGLEIMEKAGGLHQFNGWDKPILTDSGGYQVFSLSGTRKIKEDGVMFKSHIDGSKHHFTPENVMDIQRTIGADIIMAFDECTPYPCEYGYARNSMEMTHRWLKRCIDRFDSTEGKYGYNQTLFPIVQGSVYKDLRKQSAEFIASTNQEGNAIGGLSVGEPAEMMYEMTELVTAILPQDKPRYLMGVGTPANILECIALGVDMFDCVMPTRNARNGMLFTSEGFINIRNEKWKDDFSPIDPAIGGYVSTFYSKAYLRHLVISKEILAAQIASIHNLSFYLWLVNQAREHILAGDFSVWKDQMVKKVSTRL from the coding sequence ATGAAGTTTACCCTAGCCCATCAAGATTCCAAAAGTAAAGCCAGAGCCGGCGTAGTCCATACAGATCACGGTGAGGTACAGACCCCGATTTTCATGCCTGTGGGCACAGCTGCCAGTGTGAAAGCGGTGCATACCCGTGAACTTAAGGAAGATATCAAAGCTCAAATCATTCTGGGGAATACCTATCACCTCTATTTGAGGCCAGGACTTGAAATTATGGAAAAGGCCGGAGGGCTGCATCAATTTAATGGCTGGGATAAGCCTATTCTCACCGATAGCGGGGGGTATCAGGTTTTTTCGCTCTCAGGAACCCGGAAAATCAAGGAAGATGGAGTGATGTTCAAATCCCATATCGACGGGTCAAAGCATCATTTTACTCCAGAGAATGTCATGGATATCCAGCGAACAATAGGTGCGGATATCATCATGGCTTTTGACGAGTGTACACCATATCCATGTGAATATGGCTATGCCAGAAACTCCATGGAAATGACCCACCGCTGGTTGAAGAGGTGTATTGATCGATTTGACTCCACAGAAGGAAAGTATGGATACAACCAGACTCTTTTCCCTATAGTCCAAGGTTCGGTTTATAAGGACTTGAGAAAACAAAGTGCGGAATTTATTGCATCCACCAACCAAGAAGGAAATGCAATAGGCGGACTTTCTGTAGGGGAGCCGGCGGAAATGATGTATGAAATGACCGAGTTGGTCACCGCTATTTTACCACAGGACAAACCCCGCTACCTGATGGGAGTAGGCACTCCGGCAAACATCCTGGAGTGCATAGCGCTGGGGGTGGATATGTTTGACTGTGTGATGCCTACACGAAATGCCCGAAACGGAATGCTCTTTACCTCAGAAGGCTTTATTAATATCCGTAATGAGAAATGGAAGGATGACTTTAGCCCCATAGATCCAGCCATTGGAGGTTATGTAAGCACATTTTACTCTAAGGCTTATCTTAGGCATCTGGTGATCAGCAAGGAGATCTTGGCTGCTCAAATTGCAAGCATTCATAATTTGAGTTTTTACCTTTGGCTAGTCAATCAAGCCAGAGAACATATCCTTGCCGGGGATTTTTCCGTTTGGAAGGATCAAATGGTCAAGAAAGTGAGCACAAGACTTTAA
- the rsmG gene encoding 16S rRNA (guanine(527)-N(7))-methyltransferase RsmG, with the protein MNSGTQLIQFYFPDLSEKQLEQFDKLQELYEDWNSKINVISRKDMDQFYIHHVLHSLGVAKVMPFQPGSKILDIGTGGGFPGVPLAILFPDTHFHLVDSIGKKITVVKDVVKQLKLSNVEAQQARAEQLVRKYDFVISRAVTRMVNFYPWVKNKIRKEDFNEYPNGILYLKGGEVDEEMEELGKSYVVYHLEDYFKEEFFETKKVVYMPWEDKR; encoded by the coding sequence ATGAACTCTGGCACTCAGCTAATTCAATTCTATTTCCCGGATCTGTCTGAAAAGCAGCTTGAGCAATTTGACAAGCTCCAGGAACTCTATGAAGACTGGAATTCCAAAATCAACGTGATTTCCCGCAAGGACATGGATCAGTTCTATATCCATCATGTTTTGCATTCCCTAGGTGTAGCTAAGGTGATGCCTTTTCAGCCAGGCAGCAAAATCCTTGATATTGGGACAGGAGGAGGATTTCCAGGTGTTCCATTAGCCATTCTATTTCCTGACACGCATTTCCACTTGGTGGATTCCATAGGAAAGAAAATCACGGTAGTCAAAGATGTGGTAAAGCAGCTCAAACTGAGTAATGTGGAAGCTCAGCAAGCGAGGGCAGAACAGTTGGTCAGGAAATATGACTTTGTAATCAGTAGGGCTGTGACCCGAATGGTTAATTTTTACCCTTGGGTGAAAAACAAAATCCGAAAAGAAGACTTCAACGAATACCCCAATGGCATACTTTATCTGAAAGGCGGAGAGGTAGACGAAGAGATGGAGGAATTAGGGAAATCCTACGTGGTTTACCATCTCGAAGACTATTTCAAGGAAGAATTTTTCGAAACCAAAAAGGTGGTTTATATGCCTTGGGAGGATAAGAGGTAA
- a CDS encoding DMT family transporter — translation MNATLKDYLMLHFIVLIWGFTAILGLLISLPAIELVFYRTLIASVGVAGLFFWKKKRLLLPVRDMVKVTGVGFVIAVHWILFFWSARVSTASVCLAGMATTSLWTAFVEPIFNRAKIKWYEVGLGLMVIVGLLVIFSFESGYWLGLSMALASSLMAAIFSVLNGKLAHRHNPYQITFYEMAGACLFTLIFMPIYSGFMTDSGLNLQWVGYDWFWLFLLGGVCTVYAFSVSVELMKRLSVFSINLTVNLEPVYGIVLAVLIFGESEKMTPQFYLGTAIILVSVLSYPVLNYLNKRRKPVRPLG, via the coding sequence ATGAATGCAACGCTGAAGGATTACTTGATGCTTCATTTCATAGTGCTGATCTGGGGTTTCACTGCTATTTTAGGTTTGCTGATAAGTTTGCCGGCTATAGAGCTGGTTTTTTACAGAACTTTGATCGCGTCTGTAGGAGTGGCCGGTTTGTTCTTTTGGAAGAAAAAGAGACTCCTACTTCCAGTTCGGGATATGGTAAAGGTCACTGGAGTTGGGTTTGTCATTGCTGTACATTGGATATTGTTTTTTTGGTCTGCCAGAGTGTCCACTGCCTCGGTGTGTCTGGCGGGTATGGCTACCACTTCCCTTTGGACGGCTTTTGTAGAGCCGATTTTCAACCGTGCAAAAATCAAATGGTACGAAGTAGGTTTGGGCCTGATGGTGATTGTAGGTCTATTGGTGATTTTTAGTTTTGAGTCTGGATATTGGCTGGGGCTGAGTATGGCGCTGGCCTCTTCTCTAATGGCGGCGATTTTTTCTGTTTTGAACGGTAAACTCGCCCATCGGCATAACCCTTATCAGATCACCTTTTATGAGATGGCTGGGGCTTGTTTGTTCACGCTCATTTTTATGCCCATTTATTCGGGATTTATGACCGATAGTGGGCTGAATCTACAATGGGTAGGGTATGACTGGTTTTGGCTTTTCCTGCTTGGTGGAGTATGTACTGTTTATGCTTTTTCCGTGTCTGTGGAATTGATGAAGCGCCTGTCTGTTTTTTCCATTAACCTGACGGTGAATTTAGAACCCGTTTATGGGATTGTGCTGGCAGTATTGATTTTTGGAGAAAGTGAAAAAATGACTCCGCAGTTTTACTTGGGAACAGCCATTATTTTGGTTTCAGTGCTTTCTTATCCTGTGTTGAATTACCTGAATAAAAGGAGAAAGCCTGTCCGGCCACTAGGGTGA
- the dnaE gene encoding DNA polymerase III subunit alpha: protein MYLIFDTETTGLPRDYNAPMSDVDNWPRLVQLAWQLHDEKGNLISNHNYIIKPDGFTIPYNAEKVHGISTKRAEKEGHDLKQILGIFEGDVKNAKYLVGHNVEFDINVVGSEYIRAEATMPLTATQLDTKDISTEFCAIPGGRGGKFKWPTLTELHQKLFGQGFGDAHDAAYDVDATARCFFGLITHGVQAPEPGISIAEVVYEAPELEEANFAQAKDDQKAAAKDVLKQAGKADISDLTDIPFTHLHVHSQYSVLQATSEIPAMVARAKELGMPAIALTDHGNMMAAFHFVKEAISKDIKPILGCEFNLCRDRKNKSNKDDGFQTVLIAKNKTGYHNLAKLASYANIEGFYYVPRIDKELLTQYKGELIATTGGLWAEIPFLILNVGETQAEEAFVWWKEQFGADFYVELNRHGIPEEEKVNEVLLEFAKKYDVKYFAANNSYYTEKADAKAHDVLLCVKDGERLEGPEAKPKKYVGKRGREFRFGFPNDEFYIKSPDEMKKLFADLPEAIECTAEITEKIETYKLAREVLLPAFDIPERFKHPEDEVDGGKRGENAFLRHLTYEGAKKRYKEITPEIEERLDFELATIENTGYPGYFLIVQDFIVEARKLGVSVGPGRGSAAGSAVAYCTGITNIDPIAYNLLFERFLNPDRVSLPDIDIDFDDEGRQRVIDYVIKKYGSNQVAQIITYGTMAAKSAIRDTARVLNLPLPEAGRLANLVPDIKLKALFGLANNRSALSEKLKGQGELIAKADELIKISQGQDESAKTINQATMLEGSVRNLGIHACGVIITPSDITNFVPVALAKDSDMVCTQFDNSVVESAGLLKMDFLGLKTLTLIKTAVKIVKERHGITLDPDHFPIDDVKTYELFQRGETVGIFQYESAGMQKYMRELKPTVFADLIAMNALYRPGPLAYIPSFIKRKHGTEVIVYDLDDMQEYLEETYGITVYQEQVMLLSQKLAGFTKGEADVLRKSMGKKQKDVLDKMKPKFIEQASAKGHDAKKLAKIWTDWEAFASYAFNKSHSTCYAWIAYQTAYLKAHYPAEYLASVLSNNMNDITQVTFFMEECKRAGIPVLGPDVNESKNGFTVNAAGEIRFGMAAIKGAGSAAVDAIIEEREKNGPYKNIFDFAKRVSSKALNKKTMEALAMAGGFDCFKEHHRRQYLEAPDGDLTLIEKATKYAQKVQQEEDSNQVSLFGGDAGSMEVPMPTIAPMEPFTQLQQLNIEKEVVGLYISGHPLDQYKLEIESFTNASLPELNDLESLRNRPEIRLAGSVSTFAHRTTKNGKPFGTLTLEDYQGCFTFFLFGDDYVKFKEYFMPNWYLYITGKVGSKRWAENELEFKINSIILLDEVRGKMIKGLRVNIDLDDLTLDLMEKLEAITEKYKGEAKLYFDVVDRKENIALELFSKKFSIDPSAEMIQELKEIPEVVYKVV, encoded by the coding sequence ATGTACTTAATTTTTGATACCGAAACCACCGGTCTTCCCCGCGATTACAATGCTCCCATGTCCGATGTGGACAACTGGCCCAGGCTGGTTCAGCTCGCATGGCAACTGCATGATGAGAAGGGAAATCTGATTTCCAACCATAACTACATCATCAAGCCAGATGGGTTTACCATTCCATACAACGCAGAAAAAGTACATGGAATCTCTACCAAACGGGCCGAAAAAGAAGGTCATGACCTGAAGCAGATTCTCGGCATTTTTGAAGGAGATGTAAAAAACGCCAAGTATCTCGTCGGGCATAACGTGGAATTTGACATCAACGTGGTCGGGTCAGAGTATATCCGGGCAGAGGCCACCATGCCGCTGACAGCGACTCAGCTTGACACCAAAGATATTTCTACTGAATTCTGCGCCATTCCTGGAGGCCGTGGGGGCAAGTTCAAATGGCCTACTCTGACTGAACTGCACCAAAAACTCTTTGGACAGGGATTTGGAGATGCCCATGATGCAGCTTACGATGTGGACGCCACAGCCAGATGTTTCTTCGGACTGATCACACATGGGGTTCAGGCTCCGGAGCCAGGCATTTCCATTGCCGAAGTAGTCTATGAAGCCCCCGAACTGGAGGAAGCCAACTTTGCGCAAGCAAAAGATGACCAAAAAGCTGCCGCCAAAGATGTACTGAAGCAGGCTGGCAAAGCTGACATTTCTGATCTGACGGATATTCCCTTCACCCATTTGCACGTCCATAGTCAGTACTCGGTACTACAGGCTACTTCCGAAATACCTGCTATGGTGGCCCGTGCCAAAGAGCTGGGCATGCCCGCGATCGCTTTGACCGACCATGGCAATATGATGGCAGCTTTTCACTTTGTAAAAGAAGCCATATCAAAAGATATCAAACCCATCTTAGGCTGCGAGTTTAACCTTTGCCGTGACCGGAAAAACAAGTCAAACAAGGATGATGGCTTCCAAACTGTCCTCATAGCTAAAAACAAAACCGGATACCATAACCTGGCAAAACTGGCCTCCTACGCCAATATTGAAGGTTTTTACTATGTACCTAGAATAGACAAGGAGCTATTGACGCAGTACAAAGGTGAGCTGATCGCCACCACAGGGGGGCTTTGGGCAGAGATTCCATTTCTGATTCTGAATGTGGGAGAAACCCAGGCTGAAGAAGCCTTCGTCTGGTGGAAAGAGCAGTTTGGTGCGGACTTCTATGTGGAGCTCAATCGCCATGGTATCCCAGAGGAAGAAAAGGTAAACGAGGTTTTGTTAGAATTTGCCAAGAAATACGATGTCAAATATTTCGCAGCGAACAATTCCTACTATACGGAAAAGGCTGATGCCAAGGCGCATGATGTTTTGCTCTGTGTGAAGGACGGTGAGCGCCTAGAAGGCCCGGAAGCCAAACCCAAAAAATACGTAGGAAAGAGAGGACGGGAATTTAGATTTGGTTTTCCAAACGATGAATTCTACATCAAGTCGCCAGATGAGATGAAAAAGCTCTTTGCAGACCTGCCTGAAGCCATAGAATGCACCGCTGAGATTACTGAGAAAATAGAAACTTATAAGCTTGCGCGGGAAGTATTGCTACCGGCATTTGATATTCCGGAGCGGTTTAAGCATCCTGAAGATGAAGTGGACGGAGGCAAGCGTGGAGAAAATGCATTTCTACGGCACCTCACCTACGAGGGCGCTAAAAAGCGGTATAAAGAAATCACTCCTGAAATAGAAGAACGACTGGATTTTGAACTCGCTACCATTGAGAACACGGGGTATCCGGGTTACTTTTTGATTGTACAGGATTTCATAGTGGAGGCTAGAAAACTTGGGGTTTCCGTGGGGCCAGGGCGTGGGTCTGCTGCCGGATCAGCGGTAGCTTACTGCACAGGAATCACCAATATAGATCCCATAGCCTACAATCTACTATTTGAGAGATTCCTAAATCCTGATCGTGTATCCCTTCCCGATATTGATATTGACTTTGATGACGAGGGCCGTCAGCGGGTCATTGATTATGTAATCAAAAAATACGGTTCCAATCAGGTGGCACAAATCATCACCTATGGCACCATGGCTGCCAAATCGGCGATTCGAGATACTGCCAGAGTACTGAATCTACCACTGCCTGAGGCCGGGAGATTGGCCAACCTGGTCCCCGATATTAAATTAAAAGCACTTTTTGGCCTGGCCAACAATAGATCAGCACTTTCTGAGAAGCTCAAAGGACAAGGTGAATTAATCGCAAAGGCCGATGAACTGATCAAAATCTCCCAAGGCCAAGATGAATCTGCAAAGACCATCAATCAGGCTACCATGCTGGAAGGGTCTGTGCGAAATCTAGGTATTCATGCCTGCGGGGTGATTATCACGCCTTCTGACATCACCAATTTTGTCCCGGTAGCACTGGCGAAAGACTCAGACATGGTGTGTACTCAGTTTGATAACTCTGTGGTAGAATCTGCTGGTCTACTGAAGATGGACTTTTTAGGGCTTAAAACCCTAACGCTGATCAAAACAGCCGTTAAGATCGTGAAGGAAAGACATGGAATCACCTTGGATCCAGATCACTTTCCCATAGATGATGTCAAGACCTATGAGCTTTTCCAACGCGGGGAGACGGTAGGTATATTCCAGTATGAATCTGCCGGAATGCAAAAGTACATGCGCGAGCTTAAACCCACAGTTTTTGCAGATTTGATCGCCATGAACGCGCTCTATCGTCCGGGACCATTGGCTTATATCCCTTCATTTATCAAAAGAAAGCATGGCACAGAAGTAATCGTCTATGACCTGGACGACATGCAGGAATATCTGGAGGAAACCTACGGCATCACAGTTTATCAGGAGCAAGTGATGCTCTTGTCCCAGAAACTGGCAGGATTTACCAAGGGTGAGGCCGATGTTTTGCGAAAGTCAATGGGTAAGAAACAAAAGGATGTACTGGACAAGATGAAACCCAAATTCATCGAGCAGGCATCTGCCAAAGGACATGACGCTAAAAAACTTGCCAAGATCTGGACAGACTGGGAGGCTTTTGCGTCCTATGCCTTCAACAAATCCCACTCCACCTGCTATGCTTGGATTGCTTATCAGACAGCCTACCTCAAAGCACATTACCCTGCTGAATATTTAGCTTCGGTACTGAGCAATAACATGAACGATATCACCCAGGTGACATTTTTCATGGAAGAGTGTAAGCGGGCAGGCATACCAGTTTTGGGCCCAGATGTCAATGAATCCAAAAATGGCTTTACGGTAAATGCTGCCGGGGAAATCCGCTTTGGCATGGCTGCCATCAAAGGCGCAGGTTCTGCAGCTGTGGATGCTATCATCGAAGAGCGGGAGAAAAACGGCCCCTATAAAAACATCTTTGACTTTGCGAAGCGGGTGAGTTCTAAAGCACTCAACAAAAAAACCATGGAAGCCCTGGCTATGGCCGGTGGATTTGACTGCTTCAAGGAGCATCATAGAAGGCAATACCTGGAAGCTCCGGATGGAGACCTTACGCTGATAGAAAAAGCCACGAAATATGCCCAAAAAGTCCAGCAAGAAGAAGACAGCAACCAAGTGAGTCTATTTGGAGGAGATGCCGGAAGTATGGAAGTACCTATGCCAACCATAGCTCCTATGGAGCCCTTTACCCAGCTACAGCAACTAAATATAGAAAAAGAAGTGGTCGGGCTTTATATTTCCGGCCATCCTTTGGACCAGTACAAACTGGAGATCGAGTCCTTTACCAATGCTTCCTTACCCGAACTGAATGACCTGGAAAGCCTGAGAAATAGACCGGAAATCCGTCTGGCAGGATCTGTATCCACCTTTGCACATCGGACTACCAAGAACGGGAAACCATTCGGTACGCTGACTTTGGAAGATTACCAGGGCTGTTTTACCTTCTTTCTCTTTGGGGATGACTACGTGAAGTTCAAAGAGTATTTCATGCCAAACTGGTACCTCTATATTACAGGAAAAGTAGGCAGTAAGCGTTGGGCTGAAAATGAACTGGAATTCAAGATCAATAGCATCATTCTTTTGGACGAAGTCCGTGGGAAAATGATCAAAGGCCTGCGTGTTAATATTGATCTGGATGATCTGACACTGGATCTCATGGAAAAACTCGAAGCTATTACCGAGAAGTATAAGGGGGAAGCCAAACTGTACTTTGATGTGGTGGACAGAAAAGAGAACATCGCTTTGGAGCTTTTCTCCAAAAAATTCTCCATCGACCCAAGTGCTGAAATGATCCAAGAACTCAAGGAAATCCCCGAGGTAGTTTATAAAGTGGTCTAA
- a CDS encoding glycosyltransferase, whose amino-acid sequence MSLISCWRDLLQNVQFSLQKYTLILKWFADFDFIFAKQNRPMGLFLLWFFFGIGILIQVIYLLIIFGKTAFYKGNTSTANAHNEEGVTVLVCAHNEYSNLKTLIPKLFEQDYPSFDLMIVNDRSSDRTMRLLEKMMEIYPKLRSVTIKYTPPHVTAKKYALTLGIKVAKNDIILLTDADCLPDSDQWIRKMTAPIRNQHKTFAVGFSGYQKRDTFLNSWIQFETLLTALYYMSFGLWKKPFMAVGRNLCYRKSFFMKVKAFKHLWHIEGGDDDLFVNLYTTGKNTAIVLDPEANTTSIPKETKKEYLVQKKRHLHAGKYYDGADKRKIGLYTLSHALFWLFGIGMLIYTGINQSWEHFSAVFGIILLRTFLVVSIFNAASKKIQGTKPPKSIWILDFLYLGYFWILGTISHQAKDIQWK is encoded by the coding sequence ATGTCGCTAATTAGTTGCTGGAGAGACCTTCTACAGAATGTCCAGTTCAGCCTACAAAAATATACGCTTATTCTTAAATGGTTTGCTGATTTTGATTTTATATTTGCCAAGCAAAATCGACCTATGGGCCTATTTTTACTTTGGTTTTTCTTCGGAATCGGAATACTTATTCAGGTAATTTATCTGCTAATTATTTTTGGTAAAACTGCTTTCTATAAAGGCAACACTTCTACAGCTAACGCTCATAATGAAGAAGGCGTCACCGTACTCGTTTGTGCGCACAATGAGTACAGCAACCTCAAGACCTTGATTCCCAAACTGTTTGAACAAGACTATCCTAGTTTTGACCTCATGATCGTAAATGACCGATCTTCAGATCGGACTATGAGACTCCTGGAAAAAATGATGGAAATTTATCCCAAACTGCGATCCGTCACCATCAAGTACACCCCGCCACATGTAACTGCAAAGAAGTATGCCCTAACCCTAGGAATCAAAGTGGCCAAAAACGATATTATACTGCTCACTGATGCAGATTGCCTGCCAGACTCAGATCAATGGATCAGAAAAATGACCGCCCCGATTCGTAATCAGCACAAAACCTTTGCGGTGGGGTTCTCCGGCTATCAGAAGCGAGACACCTTTCTGAACAGCTGGATTCAATTCGAAACCTTATTGACAGCACTATATTATATGTCCTTTGGGCTGTGGAAAAAGCCTTTCATGGCCGTGGGGAGAAATTTGTGCTACCGCAAAAGCTTCTTCATGAAGGTAAAAGCTTTTAAGCATCTATGGCATATCGAAGGAGGAGATGACGACCTCTTTGTCAACCTCTACACCACTGGCAAAAATACGGCTATTGTCCTTGACCCTGAAGCCAACACTACTTCTATCCCAAAAGAAACAAAGAAAGAATACCTGGTTCAAAAGAAACGCCACCTTCATGCGGGCAAATACTACGATGGTGCAGATAAGAGAAAAATTGGACTTTACACGCTTTCTCATGCATTATTCTGGCTTTTCGGCATAGGAATGCTAATTTATACGGGGATAAATCAAAGCTGGGAACATTTTTCGGCTGTTTTCGGTATTATCCTATTGAGGACTTTCCTTGTAGTGAGCATATTCAATGCCGCCTCAAAGAAGATCCAAGGTACCAAACCACCAAAATCTATCTGGATACTTGATTTCTTATATTTAGGTTATTTTTGGATTTTAGGGACGATTTCCCACCAGGCAAAAGACATTCAATGGAAATAA
- a CDS encoding RNA polymerase sigma factor encodes MEINERGFSKKALEDFDLIDQAVEKKDQQAYASLMKRYKKAVYYMILKMIRDADDAEDLTMEAFAKAFKNLHRFKKDYTFSTWLFRIATNNTIDFIRKKKLKTMSLNTTMSDDGGNSVNIDVEDDDNNPQDEYIKSQRIEMVRIFVDKLPAKYRKLVKLRYFDELSYDEIAKELEKPLGTVKAQLHRSRELLYEIAAGKQKHI; translated from the coding sequence ATGGAAATAAATGAACGCGGTTTTTCTAAAAAAGCACTCGAGGATTTTGACTTGATCGATCAAGCTGTAGAAAAAAAAGATCAGCAGGCCTATGCCTCTTTGATGAAGCGCTACAAAAAAGCCGTCTATTATATGATCTTGAAGATGATCCGCGATGCGGATGATGCAGAAGACCTGACGATGGAGGCATTTGCCAAGGCGTTCAAAAACCTGCATAGATTTAAAAAAGACTACACTTTTTCCACTTGGCTTTTTCGCATTGCCACCAATAATACCATTGATTTCATCCGAAAGAAGAAACTCAAAACCATGAGCTTGAATACCACCATGTCAGATGACGGGGGTAATTCTGTAAATATTGACGTGGAGGACGATGACAACAATCCACAAGACGAATACATCAAGTCACAGCGGATAGAGATGGTGCGGATATTCGTAGACAAGCTTCCGGCCAAATACCGCAAACTCGTGAAGCTTAGGTATTTTGACGAATTGAGCTATGACGAGATCGCAAAGGAGCTGGAAAAGCCCCTGGGTACCGTCAAGGCACAGCTCCACCGCTCTAGAGAATTACTTTACGAAATTGCCGCAGGCAAACAAAAACACATCTGA